One window of the Brassica napus cultivar Da-Ae unplaced genomic scaffold, Da-Ae ScsIHWf_1674;HRSCAF=2295, whole genome shotgun sequence genome contains the following:
- the LOC125598261 gene encoding uncharacterized protein LOC125598261, translating to MVQDGGHELKEKEVGDDLDSQFQQQSWPVSQNAKGINLVPCCSQEVFFAHHLSKTRGRLEPLCGAMGRYLCVEAGLRSAGHEVVELLVQDIQAEDQPLCGAMGRFLCVEAGLRSAGHEVVELLVQDTQEEEGHHLSHEEGR from the exons ATGGTACAAGATggtggccatgaactgaaggagaaggaggtggGTGATGATCTAGACTCTCAGTTCCAACAACAGTCATGGCCGGTTTCACAAAATGCAAAAGGaatcaacctggttccttgtt gttcacaagaagtgttctttgctcACCACCTATCCAAGACAAGAGGAAGACTtgaaccattgtgtggagcaatgggaagatacttgtgtgtagaagctggtttaagaagcgcaggccacgaggttgttgagctcctggttcaagacatacaagcggaagaccaaccattgtgtggagcaatgggaaggttcttgtgtgtagaagccggtttaagaagcgcaggccacgaggttgttgagctcctggttcaagacacacaagaagaagaaggtcaccaCCTAAGCCATGAGGAAGGCCGGTGA